Proteins found in one Pectobacterium atrosepticum genomic segment:
- the rbsR gene encoding transcriptional regulator RbsR has protein sequence MKDVARLAGVSTSTVSHVINNNRFVSDAIREKIMKAVDDLNYAPSALARSLKINQTRTIGMLLTASSNPFYAEVVRGVERCCYERGYSLILCNTEGDRDRMSHSLETLLQKRVDGVLLMCTESHRPLPEMMSRYPSIPMVMMDWAPFEGAIDVIKDNSLLGGEIATNYLISRGYKKIACIAGPKDKTTAYNRLEGYRQAMQLAGLSVPTDYEIFGDFEFETGYRAMQQLLALEDKPEAVFTSNDAMAVGVYHALYQAGLSIPQDMAVIGYDDIELARYMSPPLTTVHQPKDELGELAVDTLLYRLEHPNTEPNVLVLTPELMVRQSVQ, from the coding sequence ATGAAAGATGTCGCCCGTTTGGCGGGCGTTTCTACTTCTACTGTATCTCACGTCATTAATAACAATCGTTTTGTCAGCGATGCCATTCGCGAAAAAATAATGAAGGCCGTTGATGACCTCAACTACGCACCGTCTGCGCTGGCTAGAAGTCTGAAAATCAATCAGACCCGTACCATCGGCATGTTACTTACAGCCAGTAGTAACCCGTTTTATGCTGAAGTCGTGCGTGGCGTTGAACGCTGCTGTTATGAGCGGGGCTATAGCCTGATTCTGTGCAACACCGAAGGCGATCGTGACAGAATGAGCCATAGCCTTGAAACGCTGCTGCAAAAGCGGGTCGATGGCGTATTACTGATGTGCACTGAAAGCCATCGCCCCTTGCCTGAAATGATGAGCCGCTATCCTTCTATACCTATGGTCATGATGGATTGGGCCCCCTTTGAAGGCGCTATCGATGTTATTAAAGATAACTCTTTGCTCGGCGGAGAGATCGCCACCAATTACCTCATCTCTCGTGGTTATAAAAAGATAGCCTGCATTGCGGGTCCTAAAGATAAGACGACAGCCTATAACCGGCTGGAAGGTTATCGACAGGCGATGCAGCTTGCTGGGCTATCCGTTCCCACTGACTATGAAATTTTCGGTGATTTTGAATTTGAAACCGGTTATCGCGCTATGCAGCAGTTATTAGCGCTGGAAGATAAACCCGAAGCGGTGTTCACCAGTAACGATGCAATGGCTGTCGGCGTTTATCACGCACTTTATCAGGCAGGACTTTCGATCCCTCAAGACATGGCCGTTATTGGTTACGATGATATTGAACTGGCACGCTATATGTCTCCGCCTCTCACTACGGTCCATCAACCGAAGGATGAGCTCGGCGAATTGGCGGTTGATACGCTGCTATATCGTCTGGAACACCCTAACACTGAACCTAATGTGTTGGTGCTGACGCCGGAATTAATGGTACGCCAGTCCGTCCAGTAA
- the mobB gene encoding molybdopterin-guanine dinucleotide biosynthesis protein B, with translation MNSNHLPLLAIVAYSGTGKTTLLKHVIPLLANQGIRIGLIKHTHHQMDIDTPGKDSYELRKAGAAQTIVASSQRWALMTETPEQEEPDLYDLAEKMDASTLDLVLVEGFKHEKIAKIALFRQSLGRELSDLIDEYVIAIAADSEIGTILPVLDINQPEQVANFIHQWLQSSRL, from the coding sequence GTGAATTCTAATCATTTACCCTTGCTCGCTATTGTCGCCTACAGCGGTACAGGTAAAACAACGTTACTTAAGCACGTCATCCCTCTTCTGGCTAATCAGGGTATCCGAATCGGATTAATCAAACATACGCACCATCAGATGGATATTGATACACCAGGTAAAGATAGCTATGAGTTACGTAAGGCAGGTGCGGCACAAACCATTGTTGCCAGCAGCCAAAGGTGGGCGTTGATGACTGAGACTCCAGAGCAAGAAGAACCCGATCTTTACGATCTGGCTGAGAAAATGGATGCATCAACTCTCGATCTGGTGCTGGTTGAGGGTTTTAAACACGAAAAGATCGCTAAAATAGCCTTATTTCGTCAATCGTTGGGCAGAGAGTTAAGTGATTTGATCGATGAATATGTCATCGCAATTGCAGCGGATTCAGAGATAGGCACCATACTTCCAGTGCTTGATATCAATCAACCAGAGCAGGTGGCTAACTTTATTCATCAATGGCTTCAAAGTAGCCGTCTATAG
- a CDS encoding ribokinase, whose translation MKTGKLVVLGSINADHILNLEQFPRPGETVIGEQYSVAFGGKGANQAVAAGRSGANIAFIACVGEDDIGSRICQQLSKDNIDVSAVEAISGETTGVALIFVNAEAENMIAINAGANAAVTPDYLHRHQQHIIDASALLMQLESPLETVIAAARLAHEHQTKVILNPAPARELPDELLSLVDMITPNETEAQLLTEITVETEEDAARAAQVLHDKGIETVLITLGSRGVWLSESGQGQRIPGYRVKAVDTIAAGDTFNGALVTALLENQPMSSAVKFAHAAAAISVTRRGAQPSVPWREEIDAFLQAQE comes from the coding sequence ATGAAAACGGGTAAGCTGGTGGTGCTGGGCAGTATTAATGCTGACCATATTCTCAATCTTGAGCAATTTCCCCGCCCAGGCGAAACGGTGATCGGTGAACAATATAGTGTCGCTTTCGGTGGAAAAGGCGCTAATCAGGCCGTTGCCGCAGGCCGAAGTGGTGCGAATATCGCCTTTATTGCCTGCGTTGGAGAAGATGATATCGGCTCCCGTATTTGTCAGCAGCTATCCAAGGACAATATTGATGTTTCTGCCGTTGAGGCTATCTCCGGGGAAACGACCGGCGTTGCGCTGATTTTTGTTAACGCTGAAGCTGAGAACATGATCGCGATTAACGCAGGCGCGAATGCGGCTGTGACGCCTGATTATCTTCATCGTCATCAGCAACACATTATTGATGCTTCCGCGTTGCTGATGCAGCTTGAGTCGCCGTTGGAAACCGTTATCGCCGCAGCCAGACTAGCGCATGAACACCAAACAAAGGTGATTCTTAACCCCGCCCCCGCTCGTGAACTGCCCGATGAACTGTTATCGCTGGTCGATATGATCACGCCGAATGAGACCGAAGCGCAGTTGCTTACGGAGATTACCGTTGAGACAGAAGAGGATGCCGCTCGCGCAGCACAGGTTCTTCACGACAAAGGTATCGAAACGGTTCTGATTACATTGGGTAGCCGTGGCGTATGGTTGAGTGAAAGCGGTCAAGGGCAACGTATTCCGGGTTATCGCGTAAAAGCCGTGGACACGATCGCTGCCGGAGACACCTTTAATGGTGCGTTGGTTACCGCGCTGTTGGAAAACCAACCAATGTCTTCCGCTGTGAAATTCGCTCATGCTGCGGCAGCGATTTCTGTAACTCGCCGAGGCGCTCAACCTTCTGTCCCATGGCGTGAAGAGATCGACGCATTTTTGCAAGCTCAGGAGTGA
- a CDS encoding D-ribose pyranase, translating to MKKSALLNSDISSVIARLGHTDSLVIGDAGLPIPETTTRIDLALTHNVPTFLQVVNVVTSEMQVEAAILAEEMIEKNPAVHDALLDQLKQLEQHQGNSIALHYVSHEEFKTQSGKSRAIIRSGECSPYANVILCAGVTF from the coding sequence ATGAAAAAATCAGCATTACTGAATTCAGATATTTCTTCCGTGATTGCTCGGTTGGGGCACACCGATAGCCTTGTTATTGGTGATGCTGGCTTACCGATTCCTGAAACGACGACCCGTATCGATCTGGCGTTGACGCACAATGTGCCAACGTTTTTGCAGGTGGTTAATGTTGTTACCAGCGAAATGCAGGTTGAGGCCGCTATTCTGGCGGAAGAGATGATTGAAAAGAACCCCGCAGTCCATGACGCATTACTCGATCAATTGAAGCAACTTGAACAGCATCAGGGAAACTCAATTGCATTGCACTATGTCAGCCATGAAGAATTTAAAACCCAAAGCGGTAAAAGCCGGGCCATCATTCGCAGCGGAGAGTGCTCTCCGTATGCCAATGTCATCCTTTGTGCTGGCGTAACGTTCTGA
- a CDS encoding DUF1040 family protein, giving the protein MKCHRVNELIELLHPAWQKEPDLNLVQFLQNLAQEAGFEGQLNELTDDILIYHLKMRDSDKEQVIPGLKKDYEEDFKTALLRARGVIKD; this is encoded by the coding sequence ATGAAATGTCATCGCGTTAATGAACTGATTGAACTCTTGCATCCAGCGTGGCAAAAAGAGCCCGATTTAAACCTGGTGCAATTTTTACAAAACCTTGCACAGGAGGCGGGGTTCGAGGGGCAGTTAAATGAACTGACAGATGATATCCTTATTTACCATCTGAAAATGCGTGATTCAGATAAAGAACAAGTCATTCCCGGTCTGAAGAAAGACTATGAGGAAGATTTCAAAACAGCTTTGCTTCGTGCCCGTGGGGTTATTAAAGATTAG
- the rbsB gene encoding ribose ABC transporter substrate-binding protein RbsB → MNMKKLATLVSAVALSATVSTNALAKDTVALVVSTLNNPFFVSMKEGAQKEADKLGYELIVLDSQNNPAKELANVQDLTVRGTKILLINPTDSDAVGNAIKMANQAKIPVITLDRVASSGDVVSHVASDNAFGGKVAGDFIAKKLGEGAKVIQLEGIAGTSAARERGAGFMKSAEKNKFAMLASQPADFDRTKGLNVMQNLLTAHPDVQAVFAQNDEMALGALRALQTAGKTDVLVVGFDGTQDGVKAVESGKLAATVAQRPDQIGVIGIETAAKVLKGEKTQAIIPVDLKLVAK, encoded by the coding sequence ATGAATATGAAAAAGCTGGCTACTCTGGTTTCCGCTGTTGCGCTGAGCGCGACTGTCAGTACTAATGCCTTGGCCAAAGATACGGTTGCTCTGGTGGTTTCTACGCTGAATAACCCGTTCTTTGTTTCCATGAAAGAGGGTGCACAGAAAGAAGCTGATAAACTGGGCTACGAGCTGATTGTGCTGGATTCCCAGAATAACCCAGCCAAAGAACTGGCTAACGTTCAGGATTTGACGGTACGCGGCACCAAAATATTGCTGATCAACCCGACTGATTCTGATGCGGTAGGTAATGCAATCAAAATGGCAAATCAGGCTAAAATTCCGGTTATTACGCTGGACCGCGTCGCCAGCAGCGGTGACGTGGTGAGCCATGTGGCTTCTGATAACGCCTTTGGCGGTAAAGTAGCCGGTGACTTCATTGCCAAGAAATTGGGTGAAGGCGCCAAGGTCATTCAGTTGGAAGGGATTGCCGGAACCTCCGCGGCGCGTGAGCGTGGGGCGGGTTTCATGAAATCTGCTGAGAAAAATAAATTCGCTATGCTGGCCAGCCAGCCTGCTGATTTCGATCGTACTAAAGGGTTGAACGTGATGCAGAACTTGCTGACTGCACACCCTGACGTTCAGGCTGTATTTGCTCAGAACGATGAAATGGCGTTAGGCGCACTGCGTGCACTGCAAACTGCAGGCAAAACAGATGTGCTGGTTGTGGGTTTTGACGGTACTCAGGATGGCGTGAAGGCTGTTGAGTCAGGCAAGCTGGCAGCAACAGTGGCTCAGCGTCCAGACCAGATCGGTGTAATCGGTATCGAAACAGCTGCGAAAGTGCTGAAAGGTGAAAAAACTCAGGCCATCATTCCGGTTGACCTGAAGCTGGTAGCAAAATAA
- a CDS encoding serine/threonine protein kinase, with product MNSSVFNFQTLFPDLIVDALLDVGLRVDSGLTALNSYENRVYQFADEDRKRFVVKFYRPERWSESQIQEEHIFALQLAEDEVPIVAPVSLNGQTLNVYEGFHFAVFPSIGGRQYEMDNEEQLEWVGRFLGRIHQTGQKSLFTERPTIGVNEYLHEPYRLLETCPLIPKIHRHSFLQATRQLIDTVETYWHSDWRPLRLHGDCHPGNILWRDGPLFVDLDDARNGPAIQDLWMLLHGDRREQRIQLDILLEAYSEFADFQEKELALIEPLRAMRQVYYLAWIARRWEDPAFPKNFPWMTDADFWLKQTAIFIGQNQLLQEPPLQLMPMY from the coding sequence ATGAATAGTTCGGTATTTAATTTCCAGACGCTATTCCCAGATCTGATCGTGGATGCTTTGCTGGATGTTGGGTTGCGCGTTGATTCCGGCCTGACGGCATTAAACAGCTATGAAAACCGGGTATATCAGTTTGCGGATGAAGATCGTAAACGATTCGTAGTGAAATTTTATCGCCCGGAACGGTGGAGCGAGTCACAGATTCAGGAAGAGCATATTTTCGCCCTGCAGTTGGCAGAAGATGAAGTCCCTATTGTCGCCCCCGTCTCGCTTAATGGGCAGACATTGAACGTCTATGAAGGATTTCATTTTGCTGTATTCCCCAGTATAGGGGGGCGGCAGTATGAAATGGATAATGAAGAGCAGCTAGAGTGGGTAGGCCGTTTTCTCGGACGGATTCACCAGACGGGACAGAAATCGTTATTCACCGAGCGCCCGACGATAGGGGTAAATGAATATCTGCATGAACCTTATCGGCTGTTGGAGACATGTCCGCTAATACCGAAAATACATCGACATAGTTTTTTACAGGCAACCCGCCAACTGATTGATACAGTTGAAACTTATTGGCACAGCGACTGGCGGCCACTGCGTCTACATGGGGATTGTCACCCAGGAAATATTTTGTGGCGTGATGGCCCTCTGTTTGTTGATTTGGATGATGCTCGCAATGGTCCGGCAATACAGGATTTATGGATGCTGTTGCACGGCGACCGTCGTGAACAACGTATTCAATTAGATATCTTATTAGAAGCCTATAGCGAATTTGCGGATTTTCAGGAGAAAGAGCTCGCGCTGATTGAGCCTCTTCGTGCGATGCGGCAGGTTTATTATCTGGCTTGGATTGCTCGTCGCTGGGAGGATCCTGCTTTTCCGAAAAATTTCCCTTGGATGACGGATGCTGATTTTTGGTTGAAGCAAACGGCAATTTTTATTGGGCAAAATCAGCTGTTACAGGAACCTCCTTTACAGCTAATGCCAATGTACTGA
- a CDS encoding ribose ABC transporter permease: protein MSSQSIAAKRWFSKEWLLEQKSLIALLILIAVVSALSPNFFTLNNLFNILQQTSVNAIMAVGMTLVILTSGIDLSVGSLLALTGAIAASIVGLEVNALVAVFGALAAGALIGAGTGVIVSKGKVQAFIATLVMMLLLRGVTMVYTNGSPVNTGFSDVADAFGWFGIGRPLGIPTPIWIMAIVFAAAWYMLHHTRLGRYIYALGGNESATRLSGISVDKIKIIVYSLCGLLSALAGIIEVARLSSAQPTAGTGYELDAIAAVVLGGTSLAGGKGRIVGTLIGALILGFLNNGLNLLGVSSYYQMIVKAVVILLAVLVDNKSSK, encoded by the coding sequence ATGAGTTCTCAATCTATCGCGGCAAAACGCTGGTTTAGCAAAGAGTGGTTACTGGAGCAGAAATCGCTGATCGCGCTCCTGATCCTGATTGCAGTTGTTTCCGCCCTGAGCCCTAACTTTTTCACCCTGAATAACCTGTTTAATATTCTTCAGCAGACGTCGGTGAATGCCATTATGGCCGTCGGCATGACGCTGGTGATACTGACCTCGGGAATTGATTTGTCGGTGGGTTCACTGCTGGCGCTGACGGGGGCTATAGCGGCATCCATCGTTGGGCTTGAAGTGAATGCGCTGGTGGCTGTGTTTGGCGCACTGGCTGCGGGTGCGCTGATTGGCGCGGGCACCGGTGTCATCGTTTCTAAAGGTAAAGTTCAGGCGTTTATCGCCACGCTGGTCATGATGCTGCTACTGCGCGGCGTGACGATGGTCTATACCAACGGTAGCCCGGTGAATACTGGCTTCTCCGACGTCGCAGATGCTTTTGGTTGGTTCGGCATTGGTCGTCCGCTGGGTATTCCGACGCCAATCTGGATTATGGCTATCGTATTCGCTGCGGCCTGGTACATGCTGCACCATACGCGCCTGGGTCGCTATATCTATGCGTTGGGCGGTAACGAATCCGCAACCCGTTTATCTGGCATCAGCGTTGATAAAATCAAGATTATTGTTTATTCCCTGTGTGGGCTGCTATCTGCCCTGGCGGGAATTATTGAAGTCGCACGTTTGTCCTCTGCACAGCCTACGGCGGGTACAGGGTATGAGCTGGATGCTATCGCGGCTGTGGTATTGGGCGGCACCAGTCTGGCTGGGGGTAAAGGGCGTATCGTTGGCACGTTGATCGGCGCACTTATCCTTGGTTTCCTCAACAACGGACTGAATTTATTAGGTGTTTCTTCTTACTACCAAATGATCGTCAAAGCAGTCGTCATTTTGCTGGCGGTTCTGGTAGATAACAAAAGCAGTAAATAA
- the rbsA gene encoding ribose ABC transporter ATP-binding protein RbsA, translating to MQPLLQLQGITKSFPGVKALSGAALNVYPGKVMALVGENGAGKSTMMKVLTGIYRKDAGSIHFLGQEVDFNGPKASQEAGIGIIHQELNLIPQLTIAENIFLGREFTNRFGRIDWNKMYAEADKLLKRLNLCYDSRRMVGDLSIGDQQMVEIAKVLSFESKVIIMDEPTDALTDTETASLFSVINELQSQGCGIVYISHRLKEIFEICDDITVFRDGQFIGERPVSDLEEDTLIEMMVGRKLEDQYPRSNKAPGEVRLKVQNLSGPGVDSVNFTVRKGEILGVAGLMGAGRTELMKILYGALPRTGGNVTLDGRDVVTRKPQDGLANGIVYISEDRKRDGLVLGMSVKENMSLTALRYFSHAGGRLKHAEEQLTVADFIRLFNVKTPSMEQPIGLLSGGNQQKVAIARGLMTRPNVLILDEPTRGVDVGAKKEIYQLINQFKEEGLSIILVSSEMPEVLGMSDRIIVMHEGRLSGDFPIEQATQEALMAAAVGKQYGAKQE from the coding sequence ATGCAACCTTTACTGCAACTACAAGGCATCACGAAATCTTTTCCCGGCGTTAAAGCACTTTCCGGTGCGGCACTCAATGTTTATCCGGGAAAAGTGATGGCGCTGGTGGGCGAGAACGGTGCGGGTAAGTCCACCATGATGAAAGTCCTGACCGGGATCTATCGTAAAGATGCCGGCAGTATCCATTTTCTGGGGCAAGAGGTGGATTTTAACGGGCCGAAAGCGTCTCAGGAAGCAGGTATCGGTATTATCCATCAGGAGCTTAACCTGATTCCCCAGCTCACAATTGCCGAGAATATCTTCCTCGGTCGTGAATTTACCAACCGCTTTGGTCGTATCGATTGGAATAAGATGTATGCGGAAGCCGATAAGCTGCTGAAGCGCCTTAATCTATGCTATGACAGTCGCCGTATGGTGGGGGATTTATCGATTGGCGATCAGCAAATGGTGGAAATTGCCAAGGTGCTGAGCTTTGAATCCAAAGTCATCATCATGGATGAACCTACCGATGCCTTGACGGATACCGAAACTGCTTCGTTATTCAGCGTGATCAACGAGCTGCAATCTCAGGGATGCGGCATTGTCTACATTTCCCACCGCCTAAAAGAAATCTTTGAAATCTGCGATGACATTACCGTTTTCCGCGATGGTCAGTTTATCGGCGAACGCCCGGTGAGTGACTTAGAGGAAGACACGCTGATTGAAATGATGGTGGGCCGCAAGCTGGAAGATCAGTATCCGCGCTCGAATAAAGCGCCGGGAGAGGTTCGTCTTAAGGTGCAGAACCTGTCTGGGCCGGGCGTTGACAGCGTCAACTTTACAGTACGTAAAGGTGAAATTCTGGGCGTCGCAGGGCTGATGGGCGCGGGCCGTACCGAACTGATGAAGATTCTCTACGGCGCGCTGCCACGAACGGGCGGCAATGTGACGCTTGATGGCCGCGACGTGGTGACCCGTAAACCGCAGGATGGCTTGGCGAACGGTATTGTCTACATTTCCGAAGACCGCAAGCGTGATGGTCTGGTGCTGGGCATGTCGGTAAAAGAAAACATGTCATTAACCGCACTGCGCTATTTCAGCCATGCGGGCGGTCGTCTCAAGCACGCTGAAGAGCAACTGACGGTCGCCGATTTTATCCGCCTGTTCAACGTCAAAACGCCCTCAATGGAGCAGCCTATCGGCCTGCTTTCCGGTGGCAATCAGCAAAAAGTAGCGATTGCTCGTGGCCTGATGACGCGCCCTAATGTCTTGATTCTCGATGAACCGACGCGTGGCGTTGACGTCGGGGCGAAAAAAGAAATTTATCAGTTAATCAATCAATTCAAAGAAGAAGGGCTGAGCATCATATTGGTGTCATCCGAAATGCCCGAAGTCTTGGGAATGAGCGATCGCATCATCGTGATGCATGAAGGGCGCTTGAGCGGTGATTTCCCGATTGAGCAAGCAACCCAGGAAGCACTGATGGCTGCGGCCGTTGGTAAGCAATACGGCGCAAAGCAGGAGTAA
- a CDS encoding YgiW/YdeI family stress tolerance OB fold protein, translating into MKKAAALFAITALVSAPVFAAQSGGGFVNPETSAVGTHKGGFIDPQNSLTTVDKAKDLRDDNWVTLSGNIEKRIGDENYLFRDSTGTMEVEIDHKRWNGQMVSPTDKVEIQGELDKDFNSVELDVKQIRKL; encoded by the coding sequence ATGAAAAAAGCAGCTGCGTTATTCGCCATTACCGCTCTGGTTTCTGCACCCGTATTTGCCGCACAAAGCGGCGGTGGTTTCGTCAACCCAGAAACGTCCGCGGTTGGCACACATAAAGGGGGATTCATCGATCCGCAGAATTCCCTCACAACGGTAGATAAGGCTAAAGATCTGCGTGACGATAATTGGGTTACGTTAAGCGGTAATATTGAAAAACGGATCGGTGATGAGAACTATCTGTTCCGCGATTCCACAGGCACGATGGAAGTCGAAATCGATCACAAGCGCTGGAATGGCCAAATGGTTTCGCCCACGGATAAAGTGGAAATCCAAGGGGAATTGGATAAAGACTTCAATTCCGTTGAGCTGGATGTGAAGCAGATCCGTAAACTCTAG
- the dsbA gene encoding thiol:disulfide interchange protein DsbA has translation MKRLWLALIGVVLAFSASAAEFSDGKQYVELDKPATQEPQVLEFFSFYCPHCYQFEQVYHVPDAVKKALPEGTKMTRYHVDFLGPLGKNLTQAWAVAMALGVEDKITPLMFDAVQKTQTVQKPEDIRAVFVKAGVSAEEFDGALNSFVVKSLVAQQEKAAADLQLRGVPAMFVNGKYMIKNDGLDTSSMDGYVKQYADVVKFLITKK, from the coding sequence ATGAAAAGATTATGGCTTGCGCTGATTGGCGTTGTTCTGGCATTTAGTGCTTCTGCTGCAGAGTTCTCTGACGGCAAGCAATATGTAGAATTAGATAAACCTGCGACTCAAGAGCCTCAGGTTCTTGAGTTTTTCTCTTTCTATTGTCCGCATTGCTATCAGTTTGAGCAGGTTTATCACGTTCCTGATGCAGTAAAGAAAGCGTTACCAGAGGGGACGAAGATGACACGTTATCACGTGGACTTCTTGGGCCCATTGGGTAAAAACCTGACGCAGGCTTGGGCTGTCGCCATGGCGCTGGGCGTAGAAGATAAAATTACTCCGCTGATGTTTGATGCCGTTCAGAAAACACAGACCGTACAAAAACCAGAAGATATTCGGGCAGTCTTTGTTAAAGCGGGTGTGAGCGCGGAAGAGTTTGATGGTGCACTGAATAGCTTTGTCGTGAAATCTCTGGTTGCCCAGCAGGAAAAAGCGGCCGCAGATTTACAATTACGTGGTGTTCCTGCCATGTTCGTTAACGGTAAATATATGATCAAGAATGATGGTCTTGATACCAGTTCAATGGATGGATATGTAAAACAGTACGCTGACGTGGTGAAATTCCTCATTACCAAAAAGTAA
- the mobA gene encoding molybdenum cofactor guanylyltransferase MobA — protein sequence MITGVILAGGRATRMGGHDKGLIVLNGVPLYLHVLSRLKTQVDEVIISANRNQDVYEQSGCRIIGDSDANFLGPLAGILSGLHASTSEWVVFVPCDVPVFPLDLVRRLWQARGEANATYARDGERPHPTLLLINKNLIEQLEAYLHLGNRKLMLFMEQVGAKPVSFNDQPEAFHNLNSPEDLSN from the coding sequence ATGATTACAGGCGTTATTCTCGCGGGCGGACGTGCAACACGCATGGGCGGACATGATAAAGGTCTGATAGTACTGAACGGGGTGCCGCTATACCTGCATGTCTTATCTCGGCTTAAAACACAGGTCGACGAGGTCATAATCAGCGCTAACCGCAATCAGGATGTGTATGAGCAAAGTGGATGCCGAATTATTGGTGACTCTGATGCAAACTTTCTAGGCCCGTTGGCGGGTATTCTAAGCGGATTGCATGCATCTACATCCGAATGGGTTGTATTTGTCCCTTGCGATGTCCCAGTCTTTCCCCTCGACCTAGTACGCCGCTTATGGCAAGCACGGGGGGAAGCAAATGCAACTTATGCCAGAGACGGAGAACGTCCACATCCCACATTACTCTTAATCAATAAAAACCTTATTGAACAGTTGGAAGCTTATCTGCATCTCGGAAACCGTAAGTTAATGCTATTTATGGAACAAGTCGGAGCAAAACCTGTTTCATTCAACGATCAGCCTGAAGCCTTTCACAATTTGAATTCGCCTGAGGATCTATCCAACTAG
- a CDS encoding response regulator produces MRVLLIEDDRLIGDGLKAGLNKLGFNIDWFTEGKAGATALKAAPYDAVVLDLSLPGMDGMDILRQWRQAGHDEPVLILTARDALEQRVEGLQQGADDYLCKPFALTEVAARLQALIRRRHGQLQPVLTHGAVSLEPGSRSVTLNSEPLILKSRELALLELFLLNPNRVLTRAQLEEKLYSWDDDVSSNAVEVHIHHLRKKLGSGFIRTVHGVGYILGDAP; encoded by the coding sequence ATGAGAGTATTGTTAATCGAAGACGATCGCCTGATCGGTGATGGCCTAAAAGCTGGGCTTAACAAACTGGGCTTTAATATTGATTGGTTTACGGAAGGTAAAGCGGGCGCTACCGCATTGAAGGCCGCCCCTTATGATGCAGTGGTGCTCGATCTCAGCCTGCCGGGCATGGACGGCATGGATATCCTGCGCCAGTGGCGTCAGGCTGGACATGACGAGCCGGTACTGATTCTGACCGCCCGCGATGCGCTGGAACAGCGCGTAGAAGGATTGCAGCAAGGAGCGGATGATTATTTATGTAAGCCCTTTGCGCTGACAGAAGTTGCCGCTCGCCTGCAGGCGCTGATTCGTCGCCGTCACGGCCAACTCCAACCCGTATTAACACATGGCGCTGTTTCCCTTGAGCCTGGCTCACGGAGCGTCACGCTTAACAGTGAGCCGTTGATACTAAAATCCCGCGAGCTGGCGCTGTTGGAACTGTTCTTGCTCAATCCGAACCGCGTACTCACGCGCGCGCAGTTGGAAGAGAAGCTCTACAGCTGGGATGATGATGTCTCCAGCAATGCGGTAGAAGTCCATATCCACCACCTGCGCAAAAAGCTGGGCAGCGGGTTTATTCGTACCGTGCATGGCGTTGGCTATATTCTGGGAGATGCACCATGA